The DNA region GACTCACCGCGAGCAAATTCAGACCATACCGGCTACGAAGTTGGAGTTCTGCAATCGTTTTGCCGTGAAATTCCTCCGGAACAATAAGTTCGACAATACTGTTATCAGGGTCTAACTCAAAACGGTCGAGAATGCTAGGTTTGGTCAGCGTTCTCGCCAAAGTACAGCCCATCTCATGTTCTGGAAATATTACATGATCTGCCCCGACTTTCTTCAGAAGTTTTTCATGAATTTCAGAAGATGCCTTTGCCACCACATGAGGAACACCGCCTTCCTTGAGGTTAAGGGCGGTAATTACGCTTTCCTCAACATAATTGCCAATCGCCACAATGACTGTATCAAACTCAAAGACGCCTGCCTGCTTAAGGGCACTAGGGTCTGTGCTGTCTAATTGCAAGGCATGAGCAGCGATTTGATCGCTCATGGCTTGCGCTACTCGCTTTTCATCAGAATCCACACCTAACACTTCATATCCCAAGCCATGCAGTGTTGCAGAAACAGCTCGACCAAACCGGCCTAAGCCTACCACGGCAAATTGTTTGTTCTCTGTACGAAGACTGCGGAAGAAACCTAAAGACGATAAATTCACGCCAAGCACCTGAAACTAATCTTGAAAAACTAACCTTGAAAACAGTGGAGAAAAGGCAGAGGGGGAGCGGGATAGGGGAGCAGAAAGCGTTTCATGTTCTCGTTGTCTATGCCGGCAGAAGGTGGGAGTCTCTATTAAAAATTGTATCAAAAGCCTGAGAGCGTTCTCGCTACCCCACCAACAAATTCTCTTCTGGATAGCGGATCGCGCTGGGTTTGGGGTCTCCCAGAATTGCACTCATTAAGAGCAATATCCCGACCCGACCGATGTACATTGTGGTGATTATAACCAGTTCAGGGAACAGTGAAAGTTTAGCGGTGATGCCGGTAGACAGGCCAACCGTAGCAAACGCCGACACAACCTCAAGCAGAATATCGATAAATCCGATATTTTTGTCAAACAGGGCAATTAAAACGGTTGCAATAATCACCACCAGCATTGAACCGACCTGTACAGCAACCGCTTTCAAAATCAGTGCGGGTGGGATCTGGCGCTGATAAGCCAGCACTTCTTCTTTCCCTTGGAGCACCGCTTTGGTGCAGTTGAATAAAATCCTGACGGTGGTTGTTTTAATTCCGCCGCCGGTGCTGCCGGGACTGGCACCCATAAACATCAGGGCAATCGTAAGCCACAGGCCGGCGTTGGTCATTTTCCCATAGTCAACGGTATTAAACCCTGCTGTGCGCGGCACGACGGATTGAAACCAAGCTGCCATGATCTTATTGCCGAAGCTTAAAGGCGCAAAGGTTCCTGGATTGTTGAATTCTGTGAGAAAAAAGCCGATTGTTCCTACTATTAACAGAAAAAGGGTTGTACTTGTAACGACCTTAAAGTTAAGAGAAAAAACAATGCAGGTTTGATTTTTGGATAGGCGATCTCGCACCCACAAAAATACTTCCATAATGACTTGATAGCCAATACCTCCCAGGATAATCAGGCTGCTAATCACAAAATTGACTAAGGGAGAATTGACATAATTGATCAAATTATTGGAAAAGAGACTGAATCCAGCATTGTTAAAAGCATTGACGCTGTGAAAGATTGAAAGCCACAGTCCCTGGCTGAAGCCGAAGTCTGGTACAAAAGCAGGAAGCAGCAAGAAAATGCCAGTGATTTCAATAATGACAATCATGGCGATAATCGAGCGCACTAAATCGCCAGCGCCGGCTAACCCCGGCTGATCTAAAGATTGTTGAACTGCCAGTTTATCTCGCAATCCCAACTTCCGACCCACCAGTAAGATCAGAACGGTTGTGGCCGTCATGTAGCCTAAACCGCCCACCTGAACGAGGCAAACCATAATCAGCTGGCCCCAAAACGAATAAAACTTCCCAACATCTACCACCGATAAACCCGTCACACAGACGCAAGATGTGGTTGTAAATAATGCTGTGACTGGATCGCTCCATGTCCCATCACTTGTTGAGAAAGGCAGGGTCAGCAGGATAGTACCAATGGCAAGAAGAGCCAAAAATCCTAAGCAAATCGTTCTAGAGATTGTCATGAAGCGAGTGTAGTTGAGAATCTGAGTGGCAGGTACTCAATGAATATTTATAAAGCTTACTCCTGAGTGATCTCTTTTTAATCACCGGCACTTTCCCACGCTGCCTGAAAGAAATCTCGCTCGCACAGCATGGCGTAGCGATAAGTCGAATGCGTCGCCGGCAGCGGTTCAGCATAGCGATCCAGCAAGCGTTCTAGCTGTTCGGCCAGTGGCTCAAATTCCGGACTACTGTAGGTGCGAATCCAGCCGGCATAGGGATGATCCCGAATGCCATCTTTGGCGATTTGCCGGCCTAAAAAGGTATACAGCCGCATACACGGGGCCATCGCAGCTGCAATCAGACCGGCTTCATGACTCCAAGCAGTAGCCATCAAAAAGTCGGTGTAGCGGCGCGTTGCCGGTGCCGGTTCGGTTTCCCGCAAATCTACGCCCCACTCGGCTGCATAGCCTTGATGCAGCTTAAGTTCTTCTAAAACGCCGCCGGCAAGGGCGTGGAACACTTCAAACGCCTCCCAGTCAGGTGCTTTCGCCCCGGCAATGCTGTAGGCGCGGGCAAAGGCTTCTAAGAAAAAAGCATCTTGTCCGACGTAATAGGCAAACCGGCTTTTGGGCAGAGTGCCGGTGGCAATTCCTTGCACAAACGGATGTTCCAGGCAAGCTACTGCTAAATCTTCATGGGTTTGCCACAGTTCACTAGAAAGCGTCATGACTAATTTGGGATTAGGGATTTTAGATTAATCTAAAATTTACAATCTAAAATCTAAAATCGCCGATGACCTCAACTCTGAATCAGCAAATTCAACAATTTTACGATGCCTCTTCCGGTTTGTGGGAGCAAATTTGGGGAGAGCATATGCACCACGGTTACTATGGGCCAAGTGGCACCTGGAAAAAAGAGCGCCGGCAGGCTCAAATTGATTTAATTGAGGAATTGCTGAAATGGGCGCAAGTCAAGTCAGCCCAAAAAATTCTTGATGTGGGCTGCGGAATAGGGGGCAGCACCCTTTATTTAGCGCAAAAGTTCAACGCCTCCGCCACTGGCATCACCCTCAGTCCTGTACAAGCCGGTCGGGCAACCGAACGCGCCCAAGCTGCCGGATTAGGTGAAACAACGCAATTTCAAGTGGCAGATGCCCTGAATATGCCCTTTACAGACGATTCTTTTGATTTAGTCTGGTCGCTGGAAAGTGGCGAACACATGGCAGATAAGCAGAAATTTTTACAAGAATGCTATCGAGTCCTGAAGCCGGGAGGAACCTTGATCTTTGTTACCTGGTGTCACCGGCCTACCGATGAACCTGCCGGCCCGCTGACAGCCGATGAGCGAAAACACTTAGAGGAGATTTACCGCGTTTATCGTTTGCCCTATGTGATTTCGCTGCCAGACTATGAAGAAATCGCTCAACAGCAGAAATTTCAAAATATCCGTACCGCCGATTGGTCAGCCGCCGTGGCACCTTTCTGGGATGTTGTGATTGATTCAGCCTTCAACCCCGCTGCGATTTTCGGTTTGCTCACCTCCGGTTGGTCAACCATTGAAGCAGCGCTTTCTCTCCATCTCATGAGTCGCGGCTATGAACGCGGGTTAGTTCGATTTGGCTTACTGTCTGCGACTAAATCCTAACTTAAGCGATGTCATCCCTGAATCAGTCCGTGATTTTGATCCTTAGCCTTAGCCGGCTGCTTTGAGCTTGTTTCTGCCCAACACCCGCTAAGTCTTTAAACCTACCCTTGTCAGCTTTCCCCTCTCCTCCTTACAAGGGCCGGTTTTTTTTAGCCTGCCGGCAGCGCCAGATCGTTTCTCGCTTTATTTCCTTCTCCCCCTCTCTCGCACAACAACGGGAAACTGACGCCTGATAAAGTAAGTCTGAGGCTGTATTGTGCTGCCGGCGCAATAGTTTTGACCGTTCTGCTCCATTTAGCTATAAAATCACCGCCTGTTATTGAGTTGATGAAATTTAAGGTGAATCACACAATTATCAATTTCTTGAAATCTTGCCAGAAGCATCCAGCGATTGCTTGGACGCTGTCTATGCTGTGGTTATTTTTAATTTGCTGGCTGGCTTTTCTGTGGAATTTAGGCAAATTCGGCTTAATTGATGAAACGGAACCGCTATTTGCAGAAGCCGCCCGTCAGATGACCGTTACCGGCGATTGGATTACTCCATATTTTAATGAGGAGACGCGCTTCGATAAGCCCCCATTAATTTACTGGTTGATGGCAATTTTTTATAAAATTGTCGGCGTTAATGAGTGGGCGGTACGCTTGCCTTCAGCCCTGTCTGCAATTGCTCTGGCCGGCTTAGGTTTTTATACGCTACGATATTTTACCCCGCAGAATCCATTTTCTAATTCTGAGTTAGAAACTGAACCGACAGAAACGATTTCTGAAAATTTAGACGCGCAAAAATCTTCTTCTGTTGAGCCGGCAAAACCTTGGTTAATTGCCCTCATCGGTTCATCTTTGATCGCCTTGAATCCCGAAACCATTGCTTGGGCGAGAGTCGGTGTCTCTGATATGCTGCTCACCGGCTGTATGGGTTCGGCATTGTTAGCCTTTTTTATCGGTTATGCCAAAGCTGAAAACAGCCAGTTACCAGAAACCCATAAAACAAAGCCTTTTCCTTGGAATTTTCTTCTGTTTACTTCCCCGTGGTATCTCGCCTTTTATGTACTCGTTGCCTTAGCAATTCTCGCCAAAGGGCCGGTGGGAATTGTGTTGCCGGCATTAATTATTGCGGCGTTTTTACTTTACCTTGGTAATTTTCGAGAAGTTTGGCGGGAAATGCGACCGATTTACGGCGCTATTTTGATGCTTGCTATCGCGCTACCTTGGTATATTTTGGTGATTTTAGCCAATGGTGAAGACTATATTAATTCGTTTTTTGGTTATCACAATTTAGAACGATTTACACGTGTCGTCAATCACCATTGGGCACCTTGGTATTTTTATTTTGTGGTCGTGCTGGTTGGATTTGCGCCGTGGTCTGTTTATTTGCCGGTAGCTATTGCGCGACTACGCTTTTGGAAACGTTCAATTTGGCGTCGGCAACCGCGTTCCAATCAGTTAGGTTTATTTGCCCTATTTTGGTTTGCTGTCATTTTTGGCTTTTTCACCATTGCGGTTACTAAATTACCCAGCTACGTTCTGCCTTTAATGCCGGCTGCTGCTATTTTAGTTGCTTTGCTTTGGGGCGATATTATCCTCTCGATTCCCGCTAATTTTGCTAAGAACCAAGAAAGCAAAGCAGTAGAAATTACGCCAACTGAAAGCATCGGAGAACCTCCCCCAAGTAAAACAAAATTTTATTCTAATTTCTTAGGCTTGACTTTCTGGCTAAATGTAGCTTTTTGGGCGTTAGGTGCGGCAGCGTTTTTCTCTCATATTCTCTGGCTGAAAAAGGTCAAAGATCCAGCGATTCCCAATATATCTGAAGTAATTCAGCAGTCGGGTTTATTGATAGCCGGCGGAGTGATTTGGGCGATTGTTGCCGGTGTCGGCGCGTTTGTTTTGCTGAACCGAAAGAAACGCTGGCTTTGGACAGTTAATTTAGTAGGATTTCTCGCCTTTTTAATCTTTGTGATGATGCCGGCTTTTTTCCTAATGGATCGCTACCGTCAGATGCCGCTGCGACAACTTGCTGAAACGGTCATTCAAATCAAGCAACCCGGTGAAGAACTGGTAATGATTGGGTTTGAAAAACCAAGTTTGGTCTTTTACACTCGGCAGCCGGTGCAGTTCTTTCGTAGAGCGAGATCAGGCGTTAATTATATTAAAAAAATTCCTGATACTCAAGCAGATTCAACCTCTGTGTTGATGGTGGGATACCCTTCAAAATTTGAAGAAGGCGGGTTACAACCCAATCAATATACAGTTTTGGACAAAGCCGGCGCTTATCAACTTGTTCGAGTATCCAAACAAGTTGTTGCTAGGATTAATCAATCTGATCTATCCATTGACAAAAATTAAAAACTGACCTTTTTTTGCCCCATAAGAAGTGAAAACCGGCTTCAGAAAATCACGCAAATCAATGATCTGTGTGATTCTGTTTTAGCCAAAATTCAGACTTTCTCCTTAATGCGGAATTCTTAAAGTCTGGTTAATTTGCTCTAATAAAGCCGCCATTGACAAATTAGAGGGCAAAACCTGAGTCGCAATCTCCTTGAGAATTTGATTAATCTGAACGTCTGCCGGCCCAAATTTTTCGGAGACATTCCCAGAATGAGATGGAGTATCACCGGCTGGCTGACGTGTTGAAGGATGACCCGAATAAAAAGCACTTTGAGACGAAGAATTAATTTCATGCCCGTTCAAATTGCTCTGTGCAGATTGCAGGGCAACTTCTGATTTCCTTTCATAAGGCTGGTTAAACGGACTCTCCCCATTTTTTGTTTCCCCATCACTTTGCTGGGTGAGTACCAAAATCGGAGGTTTAACTTCGAGCTGATTCAAATTAGCCAGTGCTTGTAAGAAGGTGGATTCGGGTTTGGGTTCTCGCCAGTAAATCAAAAGTAAATCAATACTTTGGTTTTGCAACTGTTGTAAAACCTCAGCCCAAGATCGGCTAGTCAACCCTCGAAATCCAGCGGTTTGAATATACTGAATCAGCGCTTGCTGCCAGTCGCTTTTGAGGTCTAAGTTTCCAGATCCCAAAGGCACAGAAACCTGCAAATCTGGCAGAGTCGAGACATCCACCACTAAAATACTCGGCTTCCAATTCCGGCCATCGGCGATTTGAATCACCTGCAATAAGGTAGACAGTGCCGGCCAAGAGGAATCGGAGTTGGCTGAGTTGTCATCTGCACTCCCTAACCAGGGATAAATTTGGAGAGGCCGGCCTCCAGGTGCTAAGGTCACTTGATTGGCGGCTTGAGTGGTTTTGCGATCAAGGGTGACAAGGGGCAAAGAGGCCAATTTACTGTGACCGATCAGTTCTTGTAGGTACTCCAGCGGATCGTCGAGTCCGGCGGTGGTATCGAGCAAGACAACATCAGGGTGCCAAACACGGGCCAGCAATTCTGCTTGTTCGAGATCATCGGCTTCTAGGACACGGTAATGATGCCGGTGCAATACACTGTTGAGGTCTGCTATCAGCTGCGGAATTTCATCACTCACCTGGGAGGGATCGGGGTTAAGGGCGAGTGAAACTGAATTGGCACACAGGCGCAGAACCGTCAGCTTGGCGGGGGGATTTTCCTTGGGCTGGGTTAGCGCAGTTAACTTGTGTCGCAACGCTTCAGGTTGCACCGGCAGCGTCAAAAAGCCCTCCGCACTGTTTTGGGTGGCGAGTTCTTTTTCTGCTTGGGTGGCGGTGACGATCACCGGGATATGGCAAGTGCCGGCATCGGACTTGAGCAAAGTCAGCACATCCCACCCCGACAGCAGCGGCAGCACGGGATTAAGGAAAATCACCTCCGGACTAAACCGGCGGGCTTTCTCCAGTGCTTCTGTGCCGGCACGGGCCACCACTACGCGATAGCCTAAACTGCTCAGCTGTTCTGTCAATTCTTCGATAAACCGGGGAACAGTTTCCACGATCAGCACCAGGCGATGCCGGTTGGCTGCCGGTTCTTCCCGCGAAGCCGCCGGTTGCGGTGGACACGGTGGCAGCAGCAAGGTAAATTGACTGCCTTCGGCTTCTTTAGAAACAAAGGTGACATCTCCCCCGTGCTGACGGGCAAGGCGCTGGGTTAATACCAGTCCTAACCCCGCACCCTCAAACCGGCGCGTCAGGGGATTTTCTAATTGCTGGAATTTTTGAAAGATTAAATGCTGTTTGTCGTTAGCAATGCCAATGCCGGTATCCCAAACCGTAAAAGCAATCCAGCCTTCCCAGCGGCTAACTTTTAAGCCGGTTGCTCCCGTCGGTTCTGTGAATTTGAAGGCGTTTGATAGCAGGTGGACGAGCATCTGTCGTAGGCGCAACTCATCGGCAACCAGTGTCTCCAGTCCCGGTTCGATTTCGATGGAAAACTGCGTTTCTAAAACGGGTTCGTCGTCACTGTCTTGGTCGATCTCTGTATCCTGACGTTCTGAGGCCGATTGCTGCCATGCTTGTTTGAAGGCGCGATCACAGACGTTAGTGATGTTCACCGGCTCTACAATCAGTTCCATTTGACCTGTTTCGATGCGGGTCAGATCCAAAATGTCATTAACCACCGTCATCAAATGACGCCCGCTTTGATAGATCAGCCGCGCATAACGGGCTTGGCGTTCGTTCAGTTCTCCTATTGAGCGGTCTTTAAGTAAGCTAGATAATCCTAAAACAGCCGTGAGCGGAGTTTTAAGTTCGTGACTAATACAGGCTAAAAATTCATCTTTTAACCGATTTAGCTGGACTAAATCTGCATTTTTACCCGCCAGTTCTTTGGCGACTTGCTGGTGTTCTGTGACATCTTCTGCAAGTACCAACCACAGCCTTTCTTCTGATTGCGAAGTGAAGCCTGAAGCGTGGGTGTTTAATGCTTCGCTTTCATTTTTAATCGGTTCTTTCGAGCCGGCAAAGAATGAGAAAGCCTCCTCACCGGATGCCGTCCCACTGCCTATTGAATGCGCTTCGCCGGCAGATGCTCGCTTTGCCGAGTGCCGGTAGGCGGCAGACATTTGGCCCATCCGTTCTTCTGGGCCGGCACTTTCTGAGGGTTCTGGTTTGGGTAAAGCAATGCCCAGCGGCATTTTCACAAATTGCCAAACTTTCTCTTGCCCAGTCGGCATGGAGCAAACGCCTAAGCTAGCAGCCAATTCTAAATCGAGCTGGCTCCAGTTAGTTACAGCGTTTTCACTTCCTATCGCATTTGTGCTTTCTTGACGTTGCCAGAGCGTGTGTTTGAAGGTTTCAACGCTGGCAGCTTCCTGTTCGTTACTTTCACTTTTTTCCGGAGATTTTTGTCTTTGTTTTTCTTTGTTTCCCTCCCCGTGAGCAGTGGTTTCCCAACCGGGAAATTCTGAAAATTGCCGGCTCCACGCTAAGTTGCAAGTAACGATTTCACCTGTATTGCTTTGCACACATAAGGGCAACGGCAGGCGTTCTAGAAGT from Microcoleus sp. FACHB-68 includes:
- a CDS encoding NAD-binding protein, encoding MNLSSLGFFRSLRTENKQFAVVGLGRFGRAVSATLHGLGYEVLGVDSDEKRVAQAMSDQIAAHALQLDSTDPSALKQAGVFEFDTVIVAIGNYVEESVITALNLKEGGVPHVVAKASSEIHEKLLKKVGADHVIFPEHEMGCTLARTLTKPSILDRFELDPDNSIVELIVPEEFHGKTIAELQLRSRYGLNLLAVSHDNKFEINPSPNTRLKRGTAAVVIGCNKDINRLPI
- a CDS encoding TrkH family potassium uptake protein, with amino-acid sequence MTISRTICLGFLALLAIGTILLTLPFSTSDGTWSDPVTALFTTTSCVCVTGLSVVDVGKFYSFWGQLIMVCLVQVGGLGYMTATTVLILLVGRKLGLRDKLAVQQSLDQPGLAGAGDLVRSIIAMIVIIEITGIFLLLPAFVPDFGFSQGLWLSIFHSVNAFNNAGFSLFSNNLINYVNSPLVNFVISSLIILGGIGYQVIMEVFLWVRDRLSKNQTCIVFSLNFKVVTSTTLFLLIVGTIGFFLTEFNNPGTFAPLSFGNKIMAAWFQSVVPRTAGFNTVDYGKMTNAGLWLTIALMFMGASPGSTGGGIKTTTVRILFNCTKAVLQGKEEVLAYQRQIPPALILKAVAVQVGSMLVVIIATVLIALFDKNIGFIDILLEVVSAFATVGLSTGITAKLSLFPELVIITTMYIGRVGILLLMSAILGDPKPSAIRYPEENLLVG
- a CDS encoding TenA family protein; this translates as MTLSSELWQTHEDLAVACLEHPFVQGIATGTLPKSRFAYYVGQDAFFLEAFARAYSIAGAKAPDWEAFEVFHALAGGVLEELKLHQGYAAEWGVDLRETEPAPATRRYTDFLMATAWSHEAGLIAAAMAPCMRLYTFLGRQIAKDGIRDHPYAGWIRTYSSPEFEPLAEQLERLLDRYAEPLPATHSTYRYAMLCERDFFQAAWESAGD
- a CDS encoding methyltransferase domain-containing protein, with protein sequence MTSTLNQQIQQFYDASSGLWEQIWGEHMHHGYYGPSGTWKKERRQAQIDLIEELLKWAQVKSAQKILDVGCGIGGSTLYLAQKFNASATGITLSPVQAGRATERAQAAGLGETTQFQVADALNMPFTDDSFDLVWSLESGEHMADKQKFLQECYRVLKPGGTLIFVTWCHRPTDEPAGPLTADERKHLEEIYRVYRLPYVISLPDYEEIAQQQKFQNIRTADWSAAVAPFWDVVIDSAFNPAAIFGLLTSGWSTIEAALSLHLMSRGYERGLVRFGLLSATKS
- a CDS encoding glycosyltransferase family 39 protein, yielding MNHTIINFLKSCQKHPAIAWTLSMLWLFLICWLAFLWNLGKFGLIDETEPLFAEAARQMTVTGDWITPYFNEETRFDKPPLIYWLMAIFYKIVGVNEWAVRLPSALSAIALAGLGFYTLRYFTPQNPFSNSELETEPTETISENLDAQKSSSVEPAKPWLIALIGSSLIALNPETIAWARVGVSDMLLTGCMGSALLAFFIGYAKAENSQLPETHKTKPFPWNFLLFTSPWYLAFYVLVALAILAKGPVGIVLPALIIAAFLLYLGNFREVWREMRPIYGAILMLAIALPWYILVILANGEDYINSFFGYHNLERFTRVVNHHWAPWYFYFVVVLVGFAPWSVYLPVAIARLRFWKRSIWRRQPRSNQLGLFALFWFAVIFGFFTIAVTKLPSYVLPLMPAAAILVALLWGDIILSIPANFAKNQESKAVEITPTESIGEPPPSKTKFYSNFLGLTFWLNVAFWALGAAAFFSHILWLKKVKDPAIPNISEVIQQSGLLIAGGVIWAIVAGVGAFVLLNRKKRWLWTVNLVGFLAFLIFVMMPAFFLMDRYRQMPLRQLAETVIQIKQPGEELVMIGFEKPSLVFYTRQPVQFFRRARSGVNYIKKIPDTQADSTSVLMVGYPSKFEEGGLQPNQYTVLDKAGAYQLVRVSKQVVARINQSDLSIDKN
- a CDS encoding ATP-binding protein codes for the protein MSIPTSYLQTFIASVPTVTQTSRLATVLEIFRQGQCDQIVLVSERQSPLGIISLRNCLPYLINGHLSPQQESHARKDHRTPVSGDLDPQQPLWATGPPLIQPLTGLSASLSLNQLWPHLQAQSNPDLALVDAAGKFLGLLDRGRLLKFLAEHLTPSLETGMGSENSAEYKPAFTIETSHFKTLNSLIQLLERLPLPLCVQSNTGEIVTCNLAWSRQFSEFPGWETTAHGEGNKEKQRQKSPEKSESNEQEAASVETFKHTLWQRQESTNAIGSENAVTNWSQLDLELAASLGVCSMPTGQEKVWQFVKMPLGIALPKPEPSESAGPEERMGQMSAAYRHSAKRASAGEAHSIGSGTASGEEAFSFFAGSKEPIKNESEALNTHASGFTSQSEERLWLVLAEDVTEHQQVAKELAGKNADLVQLNRLKDEFLACISHELKTPLTAVLGLSSLLKDRSIGELNERQARYARLIYQSGRHLMTVVNDILDLTRIETGQMELIVEPVNITNVCDRAFKQAWQQSASERQDTEIDQDSDDEPVLETQFSIEIEPGLETLVADELRLRQMLVHLLSNAFKFTEPTGATGLKVSRWEGWIAFTVWDTGIGIANDKQHLIFQKFQQLENPLTRRFEGAGLGLVLTQRLARQHGGDVTFVSKEAEGSQFTLLLPPCPPQPAASREEPAANRHRLVLIVETVPRFIEELTEQLSSLGYRVVVARAGTEALEKARRFSPEVIFLNPVLPLLSGWDVLTLLKSDAGTCHIPVIVTATQAEKELATQNSAEGFLTLPVQPEALRHKLTALTQPKENPPAKLTVLRLCANSVSLALNPDPSQVSDEIPQLIADLNSVLHRHHYRVLEADDLEQAELLARVWHPDVVLLDTTAGLDDPLEYLQELIGHSKLASLPLVTLDRKTTQAANQVTLAPGGRPLQIYPWLGSADDNSANSDSSWPALSTLLQVIQIADGRNWKPSILVVDVSTLPDLQVSVPLGSGNLDLKSDWQQALIQYIQTAGFRGLTSRSWAEVLQQLQNQSIDLLLIYWREPKPESTFLQALANLNQLEVKPPILVLTQQSDGETKNGESPFNQPYERKSEVALQSAQSNLNGHEINSSSQSAFYSGHPSTRQPAGDTPSHSGNVSEKFGPADVQINQILKEIATQVLPSNLSMAALLEQINQTLRIPH